In Nymphalis io chromosome 11, ilAglIoxx1.1, whole genome shotgun sequence, one genomic interval encodes:
- the LOC126771626 gene encoding beta-1,4-N-acetylgalactosaminyltransferase bre-4-like yields MGAAAGGGRAARALRLLLLLVLALAAVEYLFGSILDASPLRTYLYTPLHNATQSTLKTSDKTLQNWPKKLTPSAAIENSVKNSSLKVYFSNSTNKNNSSREISNMTRQNVSEDFSTPLLITKIMEGIKNLVTTEDGELKVSEPSLPLCDEMPPDLGPISVNKTEIELDWVEKRYPEVQLGGYYSPPNCTARHKVAIIVPYRDRQQHLAIFLNHMHPFLMKQQIEYGIFIVEQEGTSDFNRAKLMNVGFVESQKQKPDGWQCFIFHDIDLLPLDSRNLYSCPRQPRHMSASIDKLKFKLPYEDIFGGVSAMTLEQFTKVNGFSNKYWGWGGEDDDMFYRLKKMNYHIARYKMSIARYAMLDHKKSAPNPKRYQLLSQTSKTFQKDGLSTLEYELVRVTRRHLYTHVVTNIDERS; encoded by the exons ATGGGCGCAGCTGCAGGCGgcgggcgggcggcgcgggcgctcCGCCTGCTGCTACTGCTGGTGCTGGCGCTCGCCGCGGTCGAGTACTTATTCGGATCCATCCTCGACGCCTCGCCACTCCGAACCTACCTCTACACACCACTGCATAACGCAACGCAATCCACTCTTAA AACTAGTGATAAAACATTGCAAAATTGGCCTAAAAAACTAACTCCATCTGCTGCGATAGAGAACTCCGTGAAGAATTCTTCCCTAAAAGTTTACTTTTCTAACAGTAcgaataaaaacaattcaagCAGAGAAATATCGAATATGACGCGCCAAAATGTATCAGAAGATTTTAGCACACCACtcttaattactaaaataatggAAGGAATTAAAAATCTGGTCACGACAGAAGATGGCGAACTTAAAGTCTCTGAACCTTCTTTACCTCTTTGTGATGAAATGCCGCCTGATTTGG gtCCAATATCGGTAAACAAAACTGAGATAGAATTGGATTGGGTCGAAAAAAGATATCCCGAAGTACAACTTGGAGGATATTATTCGCCACCAAACTGCACAGCAAGACATAAAGTTGCTATTATTGTCCCTtacag AGATCGTCAGCAACATTTGGCGATATTCCTGAACCACATGCATCCGTTTCTGATGAAGCAGCAAATCGAATATGGAATATTTATCGTTGAACAGGAAG gaACAAGCGACTTCAATCGTGCCAAGCTGATGAATGTGGGGTTCGTGGAGAGCCAAAAGCAAAAACCGGATGGTTGGCAATGCTTCATCTTTCACGATATAGACTTGTTGCCACTAGACTCTAGAAATCTGTATTCTTGCCCACGACAGCCTAGACACATGTCCGCTTCTattgataaattaaagtttaa gttACCATATGAGGACATTTTCGGCGGTGTCTCCGCCATGACTTTAGAGCAATTCACCAAAGTGAATGGTTTCTCGAATAAGTACTGGGGCTGGGGTGGGGAGGATGACGATATGTTTTATAG GTTAAAAAAGATGAATTACCACATAGCAAGGTACAAGATGTCAATTGCGCGTTACGCTATGTTAGATCATAAGAAATCCGCACCAAATCCTAAAAG ataccAACTCCTGTCGCAGACTAGTAAAACATTCCAGAAGGATGGTCTTTCGACGCTCGAGTACGAGTTAGTGCGCGTCACACGGCGCCACCTCTACACGCATGTCGTGACCAACATTGACGAACGCAGCTGA